The following are from one region of the Rosettibacter firmus genome:
- the mutS gene encoding DNA mismatch repair protein MutS → MSITPLMTQYTRIKEKYPDTILLFRVGDFFETFEEDAKIASKVLGITLTKRSNGAAENVPLAGFPHHALDTYLPKLVRAGYRVAVCEQLEDPKFAKGIVKRDVIEVVTPGVAFSDKLLDHKKNNYLLSIYIEHDICGLAFCDISTGEFQTYEVKKSELSNQFGLINPSEILISKKSKQELEPLINKFAPGARITKLDDWIFDHDYCSELLMNHFNIKTLKGFGIENMTAAISASGAALNYLRETQKANLPHISKIKRYNPSDYMILDYSTKRNLEILFTMQEGEREGSLISILDRTQTAMGGRLLKKWITAPLLKLEPILKRQECVEEFFNNKVLRKNLQEELKEIGDLERLISKVCTGRINPREMINLKTSLKKIPLIKQLLDQTKAETLRTINNRLNSLEWLVEKIEKAIVDDPPATISEGGIIRNGYNPELDELRQISTNAKDWISNLQKTERERTKIPSLKVSYNKVFGYYIEISHANKDKVPDNYIRKQTLVNCERYITPELKEYEEKVLHAQENISKLEYELFEQIRQAAASAVEEIQENAQLIAMLDCFQSLADCADDYNYVKPIIDESDVIEIIDGRHPVVERILPPGEKFTPNSCKLSTSENQIIILTGPNMSGKSVYLRQIGLIVLLAQIGSFVPAKEARIGLVDRIFTRVGASDNIASGESTFLVEMQEAANILNNATSKSLILLDEIGRGTSTFDGISIAWAITEYLHDHPDINAKTLFATHYHELNEMAQLFPRIKNYKVEVREYGDKVIFLHKVTPGSADHSYGIQVAQMAGLPEFVTKRAKQILENLESKELTPYEVKKAKLAKMKYQDSYQINLFEMKDEELRKELSDIQIEKITPLEALNKLNELKKKIDEKKD, encoded by the coding sequence ATGTCTATTACGCCATTAATGACACAGTATACAAGGATTAAAGAAAAGTATCCAGATACAATTTTGCTTTTCAGAGTAGGAGATTTCTTCGAAACATTTGAAGAAGATGCAAAAATTGCTTCGAAAGTTTTAGGAATTACACTAACAAAACGATCAAATGGAGCTGCAGAAAATGTGCCGCTTGCTGGATTTCCCCACCACGCTTTAGATACATACTTACCAAAACTGGTCCGTGCAGGTTATCGTGTTGCAGTTTGTGAACAACTGGAAGATCCAAAATTTGCTAAAGGCATTGTAAAACGAGATGTAATAGAAGTTGTAACTCCAGGTGTTGCTTTTTCAGATAAATTACTTGATCATAAAAAAAATAATTATCTTCTTTCAATTTATATTGAACATGATATTTGTGGACTGGCATTTTGTGATATCTCTACTGGAGAATTTCAAACATACGAAGTAAAAAAATCTGAATTGAGTAATCAATTTGGACTTATCAATCCATCTGAAATTTTAATTTCAAAAAAATCCAAACAAGAATTAGAACCATTAATCAATAAATTTGCTCCAGGTGCAAGAATAACAAAATTGGATGACTGGATTTTTGATCATGATTATTGTTCCGAACTTTTAATGAATCACTTCAATATAAAAACATTGAAAGGTTTTGGCATTGAAAATATGACTGCAGCCATTTCAGCATCGGGAGCAGCTCTGAATTATTTAAGAGAAACTCAGAAAGCAAATCTTCCCCATATAAGTAAAATAAAACGTTACAATCCATCTGATTACATGATTCTCGATTATTCAACTAAACGCAATCTTGAAATTTTGTTTACAATGCAAGAAGGAGAAAGAGAAGGTTCACTAATTTCTATACTCGATAGAACACAAACTGCTATGGGGGGAAGATTGCTAAAGAAATGGATTACTGCTCCTCTGCTTAAACTTGAGCCAATTCTTAAACGTCAGGAATGTGTTGAAGAATTTTTTAATAACAAAGTACTTAGAAAAAATCTTCAAGAAGAATTAAAGGAAATTGGTGATTTAGAAAGATTGATTTCGAAGGTTTGCACAGGGAGAATTAATCCAAGAGAGATGATAAATCTTAAAACATCACTAAAAAAAATTCCTTTAATAAAACAACTATTAGATCAAACAAAAGCAGAAACCTTAAGAACAATTAACAATAGATTGAACAGTCTTGAATGGTTGGTTGAAAAGATTGAAAAAGCAATTGTTGATGATCCACCAGCAACAATATCAGAAGGTGGAATTATTCGAAATGGATACAATCCCGAGCTTGATGAATTAAGACAAATATCAACTAATGCAAAAGATTGGATTTCAAACTTACAGAAAACCGAAAGAGAAAGAACAAAAATTCCATCACTTAAAGTAAGTTACAATAAAGTATTTGGATACTACATTGAAATTAGTCACGCAAATAAAGATAAAGTCCCAGATAATTATATACGTAAACAAACACTTGTTAATTGTGAAAGATATATTACTCCCGAACTTAAAGAGTATGAAGAAAAAGTTTTGCATGCACAGGAAAACATCTCAAAACTTGAATATGAATTGTTTGAGCAGATAAGACAGGCAGCTGCTTCTGCAGTAGAAGAAATTCAGGAAAATGCACAATTAATTGCCATGCTCGATTGTTTTCAGTCGTTAGCAGATTGTGCTGATGATTATAATTATGTTAAACCAATAATTGATGAATCTGATGTAATTGAAATTATAGATGGTAGACATCCTGTAGTTGAAAGAATTTTACCACCAGGAGAAAAATTCACACCAAATAGCTGTAAACTTTCTACTTCGGAAAATCAAATTATAATTTTAACTGGACCAAACATGTCTGGTAAATCAGTTTATCTTCGTCAGATTGGATTAATAGTATTGCTTGCACAAATTGGTTCTTTTGTTCCTGCTAAAGAAGCAAGAATTGGTCTTGTAGATAGAATCTTCACACGCGTAGGTGCAAGTGATAATATTGCTTCTGGCGAAAGTACATTCCTTGTAGAAATGCAAGAAGCAGCAAACATACTGAACAATGCTACCAGCAAAAGTTTAATTTTACTTGATGAAATTGGAAGAGGTACAAGCACATTCGATGGAATTTCAATAGCCTGGGCAATTACAGAATATCTTCACGATCATCCTGATATTAATGCAAAAACACTTTTTGCTACTCATTATCATGAACTAAATGAAATGGCTCAATTGTTTCCAAGAATAAAAAACTATAAAGTTGAAGTTCGCGAATATGGAGACAAAGTTATATTTCTACACAAAGTAACTCCAGGAAGTGCTGATCACAGTTATGGAATTCAGGTTGCACAGATGGCAGGATTACCTGAGTTTGTAACAAAAAGAGCAAAACAAATTTTAGAAAATCTTGAAAGCAAAGAATTAACTCCATACGAAGTTAAAAAAGCCAAGCTTGCCAAAATGAAATATCAGGATAGTTATCAAATAAATTTATTTGAAATGAAAGATGAAGAATTAAGAAAGGAGCTTTCTGATATTCAAATAGAAAAAATAACTCCTCTCGAAGCACTTAATAAATTAAACGAACTAAAAAAGAAAATAGATGAGAAAAAAGATTAA
- a CDS encoding DUF1684 domain-containing protein — MRKKINTKKMLHSVLIVLALVSCERKYTQAELDYIKEIEKIRKEKNIFMRDDPSSPFNYKGKIEFHELNYFDVNPDFVFKSKLYEYSTKDTITIFGTKGEPRKAVRYGYVIINYKSNNYKINVYESYSKNGDKYYTIWFTDKTTNKESYGVGRYLDFEKQENPDYIYTVDFNLAYNPYCAYNSNYSCAIPTKEDFIPIEIKAGEKKFHN; from the coding sequence ATGAGAAAAAAGATTAATACGAAAAAAATGTTGCATTCAGTATTAATAGTTTTAGCTCTGGTTTCATGTGAAAGAAAATATACACAGGCAGAATTAGATTATATAAAAGAAATTGAAAAAATTCGCAAAGAAAAAAATATTTTTATGAGAGATGATCCTTCATCGCCTTTTAATTATAAAGGGAAAATAGAATTCCATGAGTTGAATTATTTTGATGTTAATCCAGATTTTGTTTTCAAAAGTAAATTGTATGAATATTCAACCAAAGATACAATCACGATATTTGGAACAAAAGGTGAACCAAGAAAAGCTGTAAGATATGGATATGTAATTATCAATTATAAAAGTAATAATTATAAAATAAATGTTTATGAAAGTTATTCTAAAAACGGCGATAAATATTACACAATCTGGTTTACAGATAAAACCACAAACAAAGAATCTTATGGCGTAGGAAGATATCTTGATTTTGAGAAACAAGAAAATCCAGATTATATTTATACTGTTGATTTTAATTTAGCTTATAATCCATATTGTGCATATAATTCAAATTATTCATGTGCAATTCCAACAAAAGAAGATTTTATACCAATTGAAATAAAAGCAGGTGAAAAAAAATTTCATAATTAG
- the ubiE gene encoding bifunctional demethylmenaquinone methyltransferase/2-methoxy-6-polyprenyl-1,4-benzoquinol methylase UbiE: MDSFQKKNKVKRIFDAISHRYDFLNHLLSFGVDYYWRKKAIKLSRLNSESILLDVACGTGDFAIKAKESGVKNIFGADFSINMLKLFKEKAKWSHGRLVQCSAENLPFKEGTFTNIIVAFGVRNFYDIRESFISFYRTLKSNGCLTILEFSLPSNPVIKKIYLFYFNNLLPFIGKIISKDKEAYRYLPESVGDFENKIDLVKLLKDCGFNNIEKYYLTFRLVQVVIATK, encoded by the coding sequence ATGGATTCATTTCAAAAGAAAAATAAAGTTAAAAGAATATTTGATGCAATTTCTCATCGATATGATTTCTTAAATCACCTTTTGAGTTTTGGAGTTGATTACTACTGGCGTAAAAAAGCAATAAAGCTAAGCAGATTAAATTCAGAATCGATTCTTCTGGATGTAGCTTGTGGTACTGGCGATTTTGCAATTAAAGCTAAAGAATCTGGAGTTAAAAATATCTTTGGAGCAGATTTTTCTATCAATATGTTAAAACTTTTTAAAGAAAAAGCTAAGTGGAGTCATGGAAGATTGGTTCAATGTAGTGCTGAAAATTTACCATTTAAGGAAGGTACTTTTACTAATATAATTGTAGCTTTTGGTGTGCGTAATTTTTATGATATAAGAGAAAGTTTTATTTCATTTTATAGAACATTAAAATCAAATGGATGTCTTACAATTTTAGAATTTAGTCTTCCTTCTAATCCTGTTATCAAAAAAATTTATCTTTTTTATTTTAATAATCTTCTTCCATTTATCGGTAAAATTATTTCTAAAGACAAAGAAGCTTACAGGTATTTACCAGAATCCGTTGGTGATTTTGAAAATAAAATTGATTTAGTAAAACTTTTGAAAGATTGTGGTTTTAATAATATAGAAAAATACTATCTCACATTTCGATTGGTACAGGTTGTAATAGCTACTAAATAA
- the aroF gene encoding 3-deoxy-7-phosphoheptulonate synthase: protein MVVILEKHATPEQIENVIKHLEAYGFQVHKSVGAERTILGAIGVKPNFDIRNISILDGVEEVYRITTPYKLASRSFKEENTIIKIKDIEIGGNKVVMMAGPCSVESEDQIFRLAKIVAESGAKILRGGAFKPRTSPYSFQGLGEEGLKLMRAAADEYNLLVITEVMQISHIELIEPYTDIFQVGARNMQNFPLLKELGNVNKPVMLKRGIAATIEEWLMSAEYILSGGNNNVMLCERGIRTFENYTRNTFDLSAIPVVHKKSHLPVIADPSHATGMRDQVPPMARAAVAAGADGLMIEIHDDPENALSDGPQALYPETFLNLMKELKLIAQAIGRDL from the coding sequence GTGGTAGTAATTCTCGAAAAACATGCAACACCAGAACAAATTGAAAATGTTATAAAACATCTTGAAGCATATGGCTTTCAGGTACACAAATCGGTTGGAGCCGAAAGAACAATTTTAGGTGCAATCGGTGTCAAACCAAATTTTGATATTAGAAACATCAGTATACTTGATGGTGTGGAAGAAGTATATCGAATAACCACACCATATAAATTAGCAAGTAGAAGTTTTAAAGAAGAAAATACAATCATAAAAATAAAAGATATTGAGATTGGTGGTAATAAAGTTGTGATGATGGCTGGTCCCTGTTCAGTTGAAAGTGAAGATCAAATATTTAGACTTGCAAAAATAGTAGCAGAATCTGGTGCAAAAATACTTAGAGGAGGTGCATTTAAACCAAGAACTTCCCCATACTCTTTTCAAGGTCTGGGCGAAGAGGGACTCAAATTAATGAGAGCAGCAGCTGATGAATACAATCTTCTTGTAATTACCGAAGTAATGCAAATCAGTCACATCGAATTGATTGAACCTTATACTGATATATTTCAGGTTGGTGCAAGAAATATGCAGAACTTCCCATTACTAAAAGAATTAGGAAATGTAAATAAACCTGTTATGTTAAAAAGAGGAATTGCAGCTACAATAGAAGAATGGTTAATGTCTGCAGAATACATTTTGAGTGGTGGAAATAATAATGTAATGTTATGCGAAAGAGGCATCAGAACATTTGAAAATTATACAAGAAATACATTTGATTTATCTGCAATACCTGTTGTTCATAAAAAAAGTCATTTACCTGTTATAGCCGATCCATCTCATGCAACAGGAATGAGAGATCAGGTACCTCCAATGGCTCGAGCTGCCGTAGCTGCAGGTGCCGATGGATTAATGATTGAAATTCATGATGATCCGGAAAATGCATTATCTGATGGTCCACAGGCATTGTATCCAGAAACTTTTTTAAATCTTATGAAAGAATTAAAATTAATTGCACAAGCAATAGGCAGGGATCTATAA
- a CDS encoding prephenate dehydrogenase/arogenate dehydrogenase family protein, with product MEIKKISILGLGLIGGSLAKALKRVNPGFYISAYDRPNILRLATEDQVIDSQLNSINEALDSDLIFLCFPVETSIETFKQLLPKLKENQIITDVCGVKEIFHQIWQENNSKGFYIGGHPMTGKEKSGYENSESTLFENCIYILSDNAQDFLFIQKFTDIIHQIGARITFLNPKIHDIIVAAVSHLPQLVAVSLINSAALKDGDINFFDYAAGGFRDMTRIASSDFTIWESIIKLNNKNILQAIDNFIFDLEEIKKSIIKNDLKKIAQKFESARNKRDEIPKNTKGFLSPLHDIFVFVKDEPGVLSKITTALFHAGINIKDIELLKIREGTGGTFRISFETKDAADKAKEIMETLGFTTRI from the coding sequence TTGGAAATAAAAAAAATATCAATACTTGGTTTAGGATTAATTGGTGGTTCTCTAGCAAAAGCTCTTAAAAGAGTAAATCCCGGTTTTTATATTTCGGCTTATGATCGACCAAATATTCTTCGACTTGCTACAGAAGACCAGGTTATTGATAGCCAATTAAATTCCATTAACGAAGCCCTTGATTCAGATTTGATATTCCTGTGCTTTCCGGTTGAAACATCAATTGAAACTTTTAAGCAACTATTACCAAAATTAAAAGAGAATCAAATTATAACAGATGTGTGTGGAGTAAAAGAAATATTTCATCAGATATGGCAGGAAAATAACTCAAAAGGATTTTATATCGGTGGTCATCCAATGACTGGAAAAGAAAAAAGTGGTTATGAAAATTCCGAATCCACACTCTTTGAAAATTGTATTTATATTTTAAGTGATAATGCACAAGACTTTTTATTTATCCAGAAGTTTACAGATATAATTCATCAAATTGGTGCAAGAATAACTTTTCTAAATCCCAAAATACACGATATTATTGTGGCTGCTGTAAGTCATCTACCTCAATTAGTAGCTGTCTCGTTAATTAATTCTGCTGCATTAAAAGATGGTGATATAAATTTCTTTGACTATGCAGCAGGTGGCTTTAGAGATATGACAAGAATTGCTTCGAGTGATTTTACAATATGGGAATCTATAATTAAACTCAACAATAAAAACATTCTTCAAGCAATTGATAATTTTATATTTGACTTAGAAGAAATTAAAAAATCAATTATTAAAAACGACCTTAAAAAGATTGCTCAAAAATTTGAAAGTGCAAGAAATAAACGAGATGAAATTCCCAAAAACACAAAAGGATTTTTATCCCCTCTTCATGATATATTTGTATTCGTTAAAGATGAACCTGGTGTTTTAAGCAAAATTACTACTGCATTATTTCATGCTGGAATTAATATTAAAGACATAGAATTGCTTAAAATTCGTGAAGGTACTGGTGGAACTTTTAGAATATCATTTGAAACAAAAGATGCTGCAGATAAAGCAAAAGAAATTATGGAAACGCTGGGATTTACAACAAGAATATGA
- the efp gene encoding elongation factor P: protein MATTSDFRPGMVIRWNNELWTIVEFQHVNPGNWRAFVRTKLKNMKTGRVLENRFRAGESVDEVRVERRQFQYLYRDGADYVVMDNETFEQMNISPDLIGEGQKFLKENTVIDILFDDTRIVAIELPIFVTLEVTQTEPGVKGDTVSNVLKPATLETGAVVNVPLFINEGDKIKIDTRTGEYVERVKE, encoded by the coding sequence ATGGCAACAACATCAGACTTCAGACCAGGAATGGTTATTAGATGGAATAACGAATTATGGACAATTGTAGAATTTCAACACGTTAACCCTGGTAACTGGCGTGCATTTGTACGAACAAAACTCAAAAATATGAAGACAGGTCGTGTTCTTGAAAATAGATTTCGTGCTGGTGAATCTGTTGACGAAGTAAGAGTTGAAAGAAGACAATTTCAATACCTTTATAGAGATGGTGCAGATTATGTTGTTATGGATAATGAAACTTTTGAACAAATGAATATTTCACCAGACTTAATTGGTGAAGGACAAAAATTCTTAAAAGAAAATACTGTAATTGATATATTATTTGATGATACCCGTATTGTTGCTATAGAACTTCCAATATTTGTTACACTTGAAGTAACACAAACAGAACCAGGTGTTAAAGGTGATACAGTATCAAATGTACTCAAACCTGCAACACTTGAAACTGGAGCAGTTGTAAATGTACCGCTTTTTATTAATGAAGGTGATAAAATAAAAATTGATACTCGAACTGGTGAATATGTTGAAAGAGTAAAAGAGTAA
- a CDS encoding phosphatase PAP2 family protein has translation MKDSHKVKLNITPTDFIVVLFCLFLSALNIIYIGKINHWKGNLVINILIISYVIFISYKDRKGNSIVWKHFHYWYLVPLILIFFKELYYIIDPIRGVIYDDILIKIDRMIFKTDPTYELYKIANPYLTELLQIAYSTFFFLPIILGVDFILTGKFKELDYSVFIIVYGFILSYIGYILVPAIGPRFTLHNFDSKEIELPGIFLTNFLREVINLGESIPKGAIDPAKFVQRDVFPSGHTQMTLLVMILSIKFKSRMKYFFIVDGILLIFATVYLRYHYVVDLIGGFIFMLLTLWSGKYIYNWWISVSEGFRENSWF, from the coding sequence ATGAAAGACTCTCATAAAGTTAAGCTGAATATTACGCCCACAGATTTCATTGTGGTTCTTTTTTGTTTATTCTTATCAGCTCTTAATATTATCTACATCGGAAAAATAAATCACTGGAAAGGAAATTTAGTTATCAACATTTTGATCATTTCATATGTTATTTTTATTTCTTACAAAGATCGGAAAGGGAATAGCATTGTCTGGAAACATTTTCATTACTGGTATCTTGTTCCGCTTATATTAATTTTCTTTAAAGAACTTTATTATATCATCGATCCTATACGTGGAGTTATTTATGATGATATTCTTATCAAAATAGATAGAATGATTTTCAAAACAGATCCCACTTATGAATTATACAAGATTGCCAATCCTTATTTAACCGAATTACTTCAAATTGCATATTCCACTTTTTTCTTTCTGCCAATTATACTTGGAGTGGATTTTATACTTACAGGAAAATTTAAAGAGCTTGATTATTCTGTTTTTATTATCGTTTATGGTTTTATACTTTCATACATAGGTTATATTTTAGTGCCAGCCATAGGTCCAAGATTTACACTACATAATTTTGATAGTAAAGAAATTGAATTACCAGGAATATTTCTAACAAACTTTTTAAGAGAAGTAATCAACTTGGGAGAATCAATTCCAAAGGGGGCTATAGATCCTGCAAAATTCGTACAGAGAGATGTTTTTCCAAGTGGACATACACAAATGACTTTGCTTGTTATGATTCTTTCTATAAAATTCAAAAGTAGAATGAAATATTTTTTTATTGTTGATGGAATACTATTAATCTTTGCAACTGTTTATTTGAGATATCACTATGTAGTTGATTTAATTGGTGGTTTTATTTTTATGCTACTTACATTATGGAGCGGAAAATATATATATAACTGGTGGATTAGTGTAAGTGAGGGTTTTAGAGAGAATAGTTGGTTTTAA